A window of Streptomyces sp. N50 contains these coding sequences:
- a CDS encoding GNAT family N-acetyltransferase, which yields MDPEVRSLRVRYCRLRTDGGEPVAELEALSFRQRFGAVAVAAEGIGGVETQLEFRRQGYMSRLLRQSLAGMAQRVDVAFVSDGIEGVYENFGFVNAVSEGHLVIPIRNVERAAGRDPGAAAPGVRNGSSADLPAMIRLYNNAHAQRPWTHERHTGWNRLVPSTTWKPGSQTLILQTGGTAVGYAVLEGRAFGDPLGSLAVDELVAEDAAGARLLLTAVSRLCWQVRLSDFWVRDPADSLVGRVARHMGCTYQQRFPPSGGMMAAILNRPGLLRSLEPELRRRAAGQQSDKVYDAASDALRRGDLLPDDKALIRLLLGHWSTDDAYAHGVSIPERYRDLCMAWFPGGGAPSLPTPYAHRLDRY from the coding sequence GTGGATCCGGAAGTGCGCAGTCTGCGAGTGCGCTACTGCCGACTGCGGACTGATGGAGGCGAACCGGTCGCCGAGTTGGAGGCACTGTCCTTCCGGCAGCGATTTGGTGCAGTGGCCGTGGCCGCAGAAGGCATCGGTGGCGTGGAGACCCAGCTGGAGTTCCGACGCCAGGGGTACATGAGCCGACTCCTGCGTCAGTCGCTCGCCGGCATGGCGCAGCGGGTGGACGTCGCCTTCGTGTCCGACGGCATCGAGGGAGTGTACGAGAATTTCGGATTCGTCAATGCTGTCTCCGAAGGCCACCTGGTCATCCCCATACGCAACGTCGAACGCGCAGCAGGACGCGATCCGGGTGCGGCTGCCCCGGGCGTCCGTAACGGCTCGTCGGCCGATCTTCCGGCGATGATCCGTCTGTACAACAACGCACACGCCCAGCGGCCCTGGACCCATGAACGGCATACCGGCTGGAACCGGCTCGTTCCCTCGACCACGTGGAAGCCGGGGTCGCAGACCTTGATCCTGCAGACCGGTGGCACTGCTGTCGGCTATGCCGTGCTGGAGGGGCGAGCCTTCGGAGATCCCCTGGGTTCGCTGGCCGTGGACGAACTGGTGGCCGAGGATGCCGCAGGAGCACGCCTGCTGCTCACGGCCGTCTCCCGGCTCTGCTGGCAGGTGCGCCTGAGTGATTTCTGGGTGCGGGATCCGGCCGACAGCCTCGTAGGCCGAGTGGCCCGCCACATGGGCTGCACCTACCAGCAGAGGTTTCCGCCGAGCGGCGGGATGATGGCCGCCATCCTGAACCGGCCGGGTCTGTTGCGGTCGCTCGAACCCGAGCTGCGGCGCAGGGCCGCCGGTCAGCAGTCGGACAAGGTGTACGACGCAGCGTCCGACGCGTTGCGACGCGGCGACCTGCTCCCCGATGACAAGGCGCTCATTCGACTGCTCCTTGGTCACTGGTCGACCGATGACGCATACGCGCACGGCGTGTCGATCCCCGAACGGTACCGGGACCTTTGCATGGCTTGGTTCCCCGGAGGCGGCGCACCGTCGCTGCCGACCCCGTACGCGCACCGGCTGGACCGGTATTAG
- a CDS encoding ABC transporter ATP-binding protein — translation MPARSYDDDALTARELYRFYRAGEEETLALRGVSLTVRRGETVAVVGPSGAGKSTLLACLAGLDEPSGGDVHVDGVRISHRPETERARLRARHIGVLLQSRNLLPHLTVRDNIRLAQRAVRGRPSVSAEALLEQVGLGRRTRALPRQLSGGELARAGLAVALANSPAVLLADEPTGELDGGTEQLVLRMVRERAADGCAVLIVTHSAEAVRIADRVIALEDGQARETREASDVRH, via the coding sequence GTGCCCGCCCGGTCGTACGACGACGACGCGCTCACCGCCCGCGAGCTGTACCGCTTCTACCGTGCGGGCGAGGAGGAGACCCTGGCCCTGCGCGGGGTGTCGCTGACGGTGCGGCGCGGCGAGACGGTCGCCGTCGTCGGCCCCTCGGGAGCGGGCAAGTCCACCCTGCTGGCGTGCCTGGCCGGACTCGACGAACCCTCCGGCGGCGACGTCCATGTGGACGGTGTCCGCATCAGCCACCGGCCGGAGACCGAGCGGGCCCGGCTGCGCGCCCGCCACATCGGCGTCCTGCTCCAGAGCCGCAACCTGCTGCCGCACCTAACTGTGCGGGACAACATCCGCCTGGCCCAGCGGGCCGTGCGCGGCCGTCCCTCCGTCTCCGCCGAGGCGCTGCTGGAGCAGGTGGGGCTGGGCCGGCGGACCCGCGCCCTGCCTCGGCAGCTGTCCGGCGGTGAACTGGCGCGCGCAGGGCTAGCCGTGGCCCTGGCGAACTCCCCGGCCGTGCTGCTGGCCGACGAGCCGACCGGTGAACTCGACGGCGGCACCGAGCAGTTGGTGCTGCGGATGGTCCGGGAGCGGGCCGCGGACGGCTGTGCGGTCCTGATCGTCACCCACAGCGCGGAGGCCGTCCGGATCGCCGACCGGGTGATCGCCCTGGAGGACGGGCAGGCCCGGGAAACGCGGGAGGCGAGCGATGTCCGGCACTGA
- a CDS encoding alkaline phosphatase family protein — translation MSRRHVRPAAFLAATGVLTGVTAAQPTAFAASHHPAATRHVLLVSVDGLHQSDLAWYIARHPNSALARLVGGGVEYTHARTTTPSDSFPGMVAQATGGSPGTTGIYYDDTYNAALLPAGTTSCKGVKPGVEVDLTEDLDKNQTSIDAGQGLAGLPDSILSMTGHPQSLINASKLPVDPKTCKPVYPHSYLKVNTIFEVARQAGLRTAWSDKHAAYEILNGPSGTGIQDLFAPEINSDALGYAAGNDWTTDNKATEQYDGYKVKAVLNEIDGYDHSRTHKVGTPAIFGLNFQSVSTAQKLPASDGLTGGYTAKNVPGPLLVKNLDFVNTEIGALTAEIAKRHLSGSTTVILSAKHGQSPTDPAALTRVDDGPLLDGLNAAWKKLHPGAADLVTHAVDDDAMLLWLSDRSPAATAFAKKYLLAQNGTGTDINKAPKGYTRSGLSKVYAGKAAADYFHVKAGDARVPDLFGVAQYGVVYTGGTKKVAEHGGGHSDDLAVPLVVTGASVPDGVRDSASVQTKQIAPTILSLLGLDPRSLQAVREEHTAVLPVR, via the coding sequence ATGTCCAGACGCCATGTCAGGCCCGCAGCCTTCCTTGCCGCGACCGGAGTTCTCACCGGGGTGACCGCCGCCCAGCCCACAGCGTTCGCCGCCTCCCACCACCCGGCCGCCACCCGACACGTCCTGCTGGTCTCCGTCGACGGGCTGCACCAGTCGGACCTGGCCTGGTACATCGCCCGGCACCCGAACTCCGCCCTGGCCCGACTGGTCGGCGGCGGCGTGGAGTACACCCACGCCCGCACCACCACGCCGTCCGACTCCTTCCCCGGCATGGTCGCCCAGGCGACCGGCGGCAGCCCCGGCACCACGGGCATCTACTACGACGACACCTACAACGCCGCCCTTCTCCCGGCGGGAACCACCAGCTGCAAGGGCGTCAAGCCCGGGGTCGAGGTGGACCTCACCGAGGACCTCGACAAGAACCAGACCTCTATCGATGCCGGCCAGGGCCTGGCGGGGTTGCCGGACAGCATCCTGTCGATGACGGGCCACCCGCAGAGCCTGATCAACGCGTCGAAGCTGCCCGTCGACCCGAAGACCTGCAAGCCGGTCTACCCGCACTCCTACCTCAAGGTGAACACGATCTTCGAGGTGGCCCGCCAGGCAGGTCTGCGCACCGCGTGGTCGGACAAGCACGCCGCATACGAGATCCTCAACGGCCCCTCCGGCACCGGCATCCAGGACCTGTTCGCCCCGGAGATCAACAGCGACGCCCTCGGCTACGCCGCCGGCAACGACTGGACCACGGACAACAAGGCCACCGAGCAGTACGACGGCTACAAGGTGAAGGCAGTCCTCAACGAGATCGACGGCTACGACCACAGCCGCACCCACAAGGTCGGCACCCCGGCGATCTTCGGCCTCAACTTCCAGTCGGTCTCCACCGCGCAGAAGCTGCCCGCCTCGGACGGCCTCACCGGCGGCTACACCGCCAAGAACGTCCCGGGCCCGCTGCTGGTGAAGAACCTCGACTTCGTCAACACGGAGATCGGCGCCCTGACCGCCGAGATCGCCAAGCGACACCTCTCGGGCAGCACCACCGTCATCCTCTCCGCCAAGCACGGCCAGTCGCCCACCGACCCCGCCGCGCTCACCCGCGTCGACGACGGCCCGCTCCTTGACGGCCTCAACGCCGCCTGGAAGAAGCTCCACCCCGGCGCTGCCGACCTGGTCACGCACGCCGTGGACGACGACGCCATGCTGCTCTGGCTCTCCGACCGCTCCCCGGCTGCCACCGCCTTCGCCAAGAAGTACCTGCTCGCACAGAACGGCACCGGCACCGACATCAACAAGGCGCCCAAGGGCTACACCCGCAGCGGGCTCAGCAAGGTCTACGCAGGCAAGGCCGCGGCCGACTACTTCCACGTCAAGGCTGGCGATGCCCGGGTCCCGGACCTTTTCGGTGTCGCGCAGTACGGCGTCGTCTACACCGGCGGCACCAAGAAGGTCGCCGAGCACGGCGGCGGCCACTCCGACGACCTCGCCGTACCTCTCGTCGTGACCGGCGCCTCCGTCCCGGACGGCGTGCGCGACTCCGCGAGCGTGCAGACCAAGCAGATCGCACCGACGATCCTGAGCCTGCTCGGTCTCGACCCCCGCTCCCTGCAGGCCGTACGCGAGGAACACACCGCGGTACTGCCGGTCCGCTGA
- a CDS encoding sodium-dependent transporter — translation MNPPAVSHSPVDRATNWLRRRLGRAVLVSYVAALLLPGVGLWLRRPHAVPLGGPAHLTLHTTSLLLSLVLFSAGLQVPVRALGRVLRRPKAMLAGLALHLAIPLLVVPFVAFLLRGTPDSDGGSGLLTAMILIVAMPVAAGATVWTSKGEGDQPTMVGLVLASTLLSPLTTPLLLAALAPLLSGGYAKTLTSTSGSAHSGFTLATVVLPCAAGLLCALVLPPSWQARLLRAVVPAALAGSLVLTYVNASGALGSFLAHPRPLLFTAALAVAALVCVLSFVLGRLAARVLRLDAPVASSLTLACGMNNSSASAVLITTSLPDKPHLLLPVLAYGLLQKTAANRVVARLRPASPAVS, via the coding sequence GTGAACCCTCCCGCTGTTTCCCACTCACCTGTTGACCGTGCTACGAACTGGCTGCGCCGCCGGCTCGGCCGCGCCGTCCTCGTCTCCTACGTCGCTGCTCTGCTCCTGCCGGGTGTCGGCCTGTGGTTGCGCCGCCCGCACGCCGTGCCGCTCGGCGGACCGGCCCACCTGACACTGCACACCACCTCGCTCCTGCTGTCCCTGGTGCTGTTCTCGGCCGGGCTCCAGGTACCCGTCCGCGCGCTCGGCCGCGTGCTGCGGCGCCCCAAGGCCATGCTGGCCGGACTCGCACTGCATCTGGCGATTCCGCTGCTCGTCGTGCCGTTCGTCGCCTTCCTGCTGCGCGGCACCCCCGACTCTGACGGCGGTAGTGGACTGCTCACCGCGATGATCCTGATCGTGGCCATGCCCGTGGCCGCCGGCGCCACCGTATGGACCAGCAAGGGCGAGGGGGACCAGCCGACCATGGTCGGACTCGTCCTCGCCTCCACCCTGCTCAGTCCCCTCACCACACCACTCCTGCTGGCGGCCCTGGCACCGCTGCTCAGCGGCGGCTACGCAAAGACGCTCACCAGTACGAGCGGCTCCGCCCACAGCGGATTCACCCTCGCCACCGTTGTCCTGCCCTGCGCCGCAGGTCTCCTGTGCGCGCTCGTGCTGCCGCCGTCGTGGCAGGCCCGTCTGCTGCGGGCCGTGGTGCCCGCGGCCCTGGCCGGCTCGCTGGTTCTGACCTACGTCAACGCCAGCGGCGCCCTCGGCTCCTTCCTGGCCCACCCGCGTCCGCTGCTGTTCACCGCCGCCCTCGCCGTGGCCGCCCTGGTGTGCGTGCTGTCCTTCGTGCTGGGCCGGCTGGCCGCCCGCGTCCTGCGGCTGGACGCCCCGGTGGCCTCGTCGCTGACCCTGGCCTGCGGCATGAACAACAGCAGCGCGAGCGCGGTACTGATCACGACCTCACTGCCCGACAAGCCCCACCTGCTGCTGCCAGTGCTCGCCTACGGACTGCTGCAGAAGACGGCCGCCAACCGGGTCGTCGCCAGACTGCGGCCCGCATCCCCCGCGGTGTCCTAG
- a CDS encoding response regulator transcription factor, with amino-acid sequence MAFIMVCEDDAAVRGILKRALEHDGHTVSVAATADSLLRQLAPAPQLVVLDLGLPDADGRDVCLALRARGVDVPVLMLTALDGLHHKVGGFEAGADDYMTKPFDIPELLVRVRALLRRATVASAPHEVVLDPAKHVVTYDAVSMSLTPTEFRLLGRLIASQGDAVRRHALAAAGWPHGAQVSDNTLDSYVRRLRTKLGPLGVAERLATVRGVGYRWQ; translated from the coding sequence GTGGCTTTCATCATGGTGTGCGAAGACGACGCGGCGGTCCGCGGCATCCTCAAGCGCGCCCTGGAGCACGACGGCCACACCGTCTCCGTCGCCGCCACGGCCGACAGCCTGCTGCGGCAGCTCGCACCGGCGCCTCAGTTGGTCGTCCTGGATCTCGGGTTGCCGGACGCCGACGGTCGCGATGTCTGCCTGGCCCTGCGGGCTCGCGGCGTCGACGTGCCGGTGTTGATGCTCACCGCCTTGGACGGACTGCATCACAAGGTGGGCGGCTTCGAGGCCGGCGCCGACGACTACATGACCAAACCCTTCGACATCCCGGAACTGCTGGTGCGTGTCAGGGCGCTGCTGCGCCGGGCCACCGTGGCGTCCGCACCGCACGAGGTCGTCCTTGATCCGGCGAAGCACGTGGTGACCTACGATGCGGTGAGCATGAGCCTGACCCCGACCGAGTTCCGGCTACTGGGCCGCCTGATCGCCTCGCAGGGCGACGCGGTACGCCGCCACGCCCTTGCCGCCGCCGGCTGGCCGCACGGGGCCCAGGTCAGCGACAACACCCTCGACTCCTATGTGCGCCGGTTGCGGACCAAGCTCGGTCCGCTGGGTGTGGCCGAGCGGCTGGCGACCGTCCGCGGCGTGGGCTATCGATGGCAGTGA
- a CDS encoding response regulator transcription factor, producing the protein MRHKILVVEDDHVLLDVLRRGLYEAGFEPLLAADGATALRLATGDIAAVVLDIGLPDSDGRDVCQALRTNGFLAPVIFLTARRQLADRLSGFSAGGDDYLAKPFHLAELTARLRASVKRAAPAAAIAVGDLILDAVGHRVTVHGTAVALSPTEFRLLATLVAAGGSVVRRRELVAAGWPEGAQVSDNTLDQYLTRLRRKLREAGSALTIGTARGIGHRLS; encoded by the coding sequence ATGCGTCACAAGATATTGGTCGTTGAGGACGATCACGTACTGCTGGACGTACTGCGCCGTGGGCTGTACGAGGCGGGCTTCGAGCCCCTCCTCGCCGCCGACGGTGCCACCGCCCTGCGGCTGGCCACCGGCGACATCGCGGCGGTAGTCCTGGACATCGGGCTGCCCGACTCGGACGGTCGGGACGTATGCCAGGCGCTGCGTACCAACGGCTTCCTGGCCCCGGTCATCTTCCTGACCGCCCGGCGACAGCTCGCGGACCGCCTGTCGGGCTTCTCGGCAGGCGGTGACGACTACCTGGCCAAGCCCTTCCATCTGGCCGAACTCACCGCCCGGCTGCGTGCGTCCGTGAAGCGGGCTGCGCCGGCCGCGGCGATCGCGGTCGGGGACCTGATTCTGGACGCGGTCGGCCACCGCGTCACCGTGCACGGCACGGCCGTCGCCCTGTCCCCCACGGAGTTCCGGCTGCTGGCCACACTCGTGGCCGCGGGCGGGAGCGTCGTTCGGCGCCGCGAACTGGTCGCGGCTGGCTGGCCGGAGGGTGCCCAGGTCAGTGACAACACACTGGACCAGTACCTGACCCGGCTGCGGCGGAAGCTGCGTGAAGCCGGCAGCGCGCTGACCATCGGCACGGCGCGCGGGATCGGACACCGCCTTTCCTGA
- a CDS encoding HAMP domain-containing sensor histidine kinase, giving the protein MRQRVVRVALTAALVAVVLLAVPLALAIRSSLYADQRDTLERAALSGAVRVSPDYTTGDPVELPAPPAGGHLGLYDTHLRLRAGSGPRTGDAAVRRALGATVVRGHSGGDLTVTVPVSHAEQVIGVVRASSPTDAVRARVLAVWAVLACACALALTVAVLVARRQARVLAAPLEDLSRHSRAVTAGDLSARATPSGVAEIDQVARTHNEMLHSLTELLRHERDFTNNASHQLRTPLTGLQLTLEAGLAQDDDALLRPALEEALATTRRLHGTVEEVLRLSRSPGLPGTRAPSVPVARLLRETDNHWHGLFARDGRRLLCTTGDTPDDARVPGAPVAEILGILLDNARVHGRGTVHLTVRDLGDALAFDVADEGGIGTTRPFERGHTGDGEGEGIGLALARDLTVALGGRLSLICRRPTTFTVLVPVRQDEAGDGSG; this is encoded by the coding sequence ATGAGACAGCGTGTGGTGCGAGTCGCCCTCACCGCCGCCCTGGTCGCCGTGGTCCTCCTCGCCGTCCCGCTGGCCCTGGCCATCAGGTCATCCCTGTACGCCGACCAGCGCGACACCCTGGAGCGCGCGGCCCTGTCGGGTGCCGTGCGGGTCAGCCCGGACTACACGACCGGCGATCCCGTCGAACTGCCCGCGCCGCCGGCCGGAGGACACCTCGGCCTGTACGACACCCACCTGCGCCTGCGGGCGGGCAGCGGCCCCAGGACCGGTGACGCGGCGGTGCGCCGAGCCCTCGGCGCGACAGTGGTGCGCGGGCACTCGGGCGGTGACCTCACCGTCACCGTGCCGGTCTCGCACGCCGAGCAGGTCATCGGCGTCGTCCGCGCCTCCTCGCCCACCGACGCCGTACGCGCCCGCGTCCTCGCCGTGTGGGCCGTCCTCGCCTGCGCCTGCGCCCTCGCCCTGACCGTGGCGGTCCTGGTCGCCCGCCGTCAGGCGCGGGTGCTGGCCGCCCCGTTGGAGGACCTCTCCCGCCACAGCCGGGCCGTCACCGCCGGCGACCTGAGCGCACGCGCCACGCCCAGCGGCGTCGCCGAGATCGACCAGGTCGCCCGCACCCACAACGAGATGCTGCACAGCCTCACCGAACTCCTGCGCCACGAACGGGACTTCACCAACAACGCCTCCCACCAGCTGCGCACCCCCCTGACCGGACTGCAGCTCACCCTGGAGGCGGGCCTCGCCCAGGACGACGACGCCCTGCTGCGCCCCGCCTTGGAGGAGGCGCTGGCCACCACCCGCCGCCTGCACGGCACGGTGGAGGAGGTGCTGCGGCTGTCCCGATCTCCTGGCCTGCCCGGCACTCGGGCCCCGTCCGTGCCGGTCGCACGGCTGCTGAGGGAGACCGATAACCACTGGCACGGGCTGTTCGCCCGCGACGGCAGGCGGCTGCTGTGCACGACGGGTGACACACCGGACGACGCCCGCGTCCCCGGTGCCCCGGTCGCCGAGATCCTCGGCATCCTGCTGGACAACGCGCGCGTGCACGGCCGTGGCACCGTCCACCTCACGGTCCGGGACCTCGGTGACGCCCTCGCCTTCGACGTCGCCGACGAGGGCGGGATCGGGACGACCCGGCCCTTCGAGCGCGGACACACCGGTGACGGGGAAGGAGAGGGCATCGGTCTCGCCCTGGCCCGGGACCTCACCGTCGCCCTCGGCGGCAGACTTTCGCTGATCTGCCGCCGCCCCACCACCTTCACTGTGCTGGTGCCCGTCCGCCAGGACGAGGCAGGGGACGGCAGCGGCTGA
- a CDS encoding HAMP domain-containing sensor histidine kinase, whose protein sequence is MLIATAVVAILVVVSHVLLSRVTDADAHDLARTRAEAVAANVSVKGGRVVLTENGSEALDEVAWVYADGRLVDGDVPPSLVGRVEELADSGRSQTATVGDYLLFARPVPAGGHHVMVIVRVDLTPYETSEQRSLTLSLILGGLTILLAGGVAHLVVHRALRVVHEMAALADDWGHHEPGRRFNLGAPRDEFGELGQTLDRLLERVDNALADERRLTDEIAHELRTPLTVLRGEAQLAQLSGEQVVPEVVLSEVDRLNAAITTLLRAARARTDEGTRCDLRSAARQAIGGRAVEVAFPAKAEVALAPDVAVSLLSPLLENSLRHAKSRVWITARSQGEAIVVDVLDDGPGFDPAEVDRVFEAGVTGGGGYGLGLPVVRRIAASAGVEVRAIADGRGHVQVTLPAAKAAT, encoded by the coding sequence GTGCTGATCGCCACCGCAGTGGTCGCGATCCTGGTGGTGGTTTCGCACGTGCTGCTGAGCAGGGTGACGGATGCCGACGCGCACGATCTGGCCCGTACGCGCGCCGAGGCGGTCGCGGCGAACGTCAGCGTCAAGGGTGGCCGTGTCGTGCTCACGGAGAACGGCAGCGAGGCGCTGGACGAGGTCGCCTGGGTGTATGCCGATGGCCGTCTTGTCGACGGGGACGTGCCGCCGAGCCTGGTCGGGCGCGTCGAGGAGCTGGCGGACTCGGGGCGATCGCAGACCGCGACCGTCGGCGACTACCTCCTGTTCGCGCGGCCGGTTCCGGCCGGCGGCCACCACGTCATGGTGATCGTCCGGGTGGACCTCACGCCCTACGAGACGTCCGAGCAGCGCAGCCTGACCTTGTCGCTGATTCTGGGCGGCCTGACGATCCTCCTCGCCGGCGGTGTCGCGCACCTCGTGGTGCACCGCGCGCTGCGCGTCGTGCACGAGATGGCCGCCCTCGCCGACGACTGGGGCCATCACGAGCCCGGGCGCCGTTTCAACCTCGGAGCCCCCCGTGACGAGTTCGGGGAACTGGGACAGACCCTGGATCGCCTCCTGGAGCGGGTTGACAACGCGCTGGCGGACGAGCGCCGGCTCACCGACGAGATCGCCCACGAGCTGCGGACACCGCTCACGGTCCTGCGAGGCGAGGCGCAGCTGGCGCAGCTGTCCGGCGAGCAGGTGGTGCCGGAGGTGGTGCTGAGCGAGGTCGACCGCCTCAATGCGGCGATCACGACGCTATTGCGCGCAGCGCGCGCACGGACGGACGAGGGGACCCGGTGTGATCTGCGCTCCGCCGCGCGGCAGGCGATCGGCGGCCGCGCGGTCGAGGTCGCCTTCCCGGCGAAGGCCGAGGTGGCTTTGGCGCCCGACGTCGCTGTGTCGCTGCTGTCACCCCTGCTGGAGAACAGCCTGCGGCATGCGAAGTCCCGTGTGTGGATCACCGCGCGCAGCCAGGGCGAGGCCATCGTGGTGGATGTCCTGGACGACGGCCCAGGGTTCGATCCCGCTGAGGTCGACCGGGTCTTCGAAGCGGGCGTGACTGGCGGCGGCGGGTACGGGCTGGGGCTCCCGGTGGTCCGGCGTATCGCTGCCTCGGCCGGTGTGGAGGTCCGGGCGATCGCGGACGGCCGCGGTCACGTCCAGGTGACACTCCCGGCCGCGAAGGCGGCCACGTAG
- a CDS encoding phosphatidylglycerol lysyltransferase domain-containing protein, translating to MTAPPRSHTRLRGGAASATVWYLRLLAVLNLAAVVSLSFRDEVQEHNVPEYFTPYLATAGLISAALAVFLAMVMRRRKRAAWIFNLLLAGGLFALYTLAMTQEAYREHVTNWGSLLLTGLFVAALLVGRGEFTAVGNRSNPKLALAAGAGGLLVSGTIGTLLVAATNKLPGATLTDEIAYTLLRGISVGPLADRVDAVHAPRWVDVLINILIAGTFLLVLYACFRAPRGRALLGEDDEQRLRDLLARHGERDSLGYFALRRDKAVIFSPSGKAAVTYRVVGGVSLASGDPIGDPEAWPGAIDAWLEEARRHAWTPAVMGASEEAGTIYARHGLDALELGDEAIVEIADFTLEGRAMRGVRQAHNRVRRAGYTVRIRRHEDITDDEMALLIDKADHWRDGPTERGFSMALGRLGDPGDGRCVMLECRDADGQPRALLSFVPWGEHSLSLDLMRRERACENGLMEFMVVELLLRAKELGVGRVSLNFAMFRSVFERGARLGAGPVLRLWRSMLTFFSRWWQIESLYRANAKYRPVWEPRFLLFAKSGDIPRIGLASARAEGFLTPPPLPALRRRRRSSASGAEPAPATQNL from the coding sequence CTGACCGCGCCGCCGCGCTCACACACACGGCTGCGTGGGGGCGCGGCGTCGGCCACGGTCTGGTACCTGCGGCTGCTCGCCGTGCTCAACCTGGCCGCGGTGGTCTCGCTGTCGTTCCGCGACGAGGTCCAGGAGCACAACGTCCCTGAGTACTTCACCCCGTATCTGGCCACCGCCGGGCTCATCTCGGCGGCGCTGGCGGTCTTCCTCGCCATGGTGATGCGGCGCCGCAAACGGGCCGCGTGGATCTTCAACCTGCTGCTGGCCGGCGGGCTGTTCGCGCTCTACACGCTGGCCATGACCCAGGAGGCGTACCGCGAGCACGTCACCAACTGGGGTTCTCTGCTGCTCACCGGCCTGTTCGTGGCCGCGCTGCTTGTCGGGCGCGGGGAGTTCACGGCCGTCGGGAACCGCTCCAACCCGAAGCTGGCCCTCGCCGCGGGAGCGGGTGGTCTCCTTGTGAGCGGCACGATCGGCACGCTGCTGGTCGCCGCCACCAACAAGCTGCCCGGCGCCACGTTGACCGACGAGATTGCCTACACCCTGCTGCGGGGTATCAGCGTCGGGCCGCTCGCCGACCGCGTCGACGCCGTGCACGCGCCGCGCTGGGTCGACGTCCTCATCAACATCTTGATCGCCGGGACCTTCCTGCTCGTCCTGTACGCCTGCTTCCGTGCCCCGCGCGGTCGCGCCCTGCTGGGCGAGGACGACGAACAGCGGCTGCGTGACCTGCTGGCCCGGCACGGCGAGCGGGACTCCCTCGGCTACTTCGCCCTGCGCCGCGACAAGGCCGTCATCTTCTCGCCCAGCGGCAAGGCGGCTGTCACCTACCGGGTGGTCGGCGGCGTCAGCCTGGCCTCCGGCGACCCCATCGGCGATCCCGAGGCATGGCCCGGTGCCATCGACGCCTGGCTGGAAGAGGCCCGTCGGCACGCCTGGACCCCGGCGGTGATGGGCGCGAGCGAGGAGGCAGGCACCATCTACGCCCGGCATGGGCTCGATGCCCTGGAGCTGGGCGACGAGGCCATCGTGGAGATCGCCGACTTCACTCTCGAAGGACGTGCCATGCGGGGGGTGCGGCAGGCGCACAACCGGGTGCGTCGGGCCGGATACACGGTGCGCATCAGGCGCCACGAGGACATCACGGACGACGAGATGGCGCTGCTGATCGACAAGGCCGACCACTGGCGCGACGGACCGACCGAACGCGGCTTCTCCATGGCGCTGGGAAGGCTCGGCGACCCCGGCGACGGCCGCTGCGTGATGCTGGAATGCCGCGACGCCGACGGCCAACCGCGCGCCCTGCTCAGCTTCGTCCCCTGGGGCGAGCACAGCCTCTCCCTGGACCTGATGCGCCGCGAACGCGCCTGCGAGAACGGCCTGATGGAGTTCATGGTCGTTGAACTGCTGCTGCGGGCAAAGGAGTTGGGCGTAGGGCGGGTGTCGCTGAACTTCGCCATGTTCCGCTCGGTCTTCGAACGCGGTGCGCGCCTCGGCGCGGGCCCGGTACTGCGGCTGTGGCGCTCGATGCTCACCTTCTTCTCCCGCTGGTGGCAGATCGAGTCGCTCTACCGCGCCAACGCCAAGTACCGACCCGTGTGGGAGCCCCGCTTCCTGCTGTTCGCCAAGAGCGGCGACATCCCCCGCATCGGCCTGGCCAGCGCCCGCGCCGAGGGATTCCTCACCCCGCCACCGCTGCCCGCCCTCCGGCGCCGCAGGCGTTCCTCCGCCTCCGGGGCGGAACCGGCCCCGGCAACCCAGAACTTGTAA